The Streptomyces sp. NBC_01255 genome window below encodes:
- a CDS encoding PIG-L deacetylase family protein, producing MIENDATDLLDMPRDWQRALAVVAHPDDLEYGCAAAVADWTDAGKEVVYVLATRGEAGIDTLAPDVCAPLREREQRDSAAVVGVETVDFLDHRDGVVEYGLGLRRDIAAAIRRHRPELVITLNHRDTWGGGPGAPWNTPDHLAVGRATLDAAADAGNRWIFPELTEQGLEPWDGVRWVAVAASSTPTHAVDATPGLDRAIRSLLCHRAYIEALTDEDPEEYVRSFLTATTTRAAARFGGRPAVTFELFPR from the coding sequence ATGATCGAGAACGACGCCACGGACCTCCTGGACATGCCCCGCGACTGGCAGCGGGCCCTCGCGGTCGTCGCCCACCCCGACGATCTGGAGTACGGCTGCGCCGCCGCCGTCGCCGACTGGACGGACGCGGGGAAGGAGGTCGTCTACGTCCTCGCCACGCGCGGCGAGGCCGGCATCGACACCCTCGCCCCGGACGTCTGCGCCCCGCTGCGGGAGCGGGAACAGCGGGACAGCGCCGCCGTCGTCGGCGTGGAAACGGTCGACTTCCTCGACCACCGCGACGGCGTCGTCGAGTACGGGCTCGGGCTGCGCCGCGACATCGCGGCCGCGATCCGCCGCCACCGCCCCGAGCTCGTCATCACCCTCAACCACCGCGACACCTGGGGCGGCGGCCCCGGCGCCCCCTGGAACACCCCCGACCACCTCGCCGTGGGCCGCGCCACGCTCGACGCGGCGGCCGACGCCGGAAACCGCTGGATCTTCCCCGAACTCACCGAACAGGGCCTGGAGCCCTGGGACGGCGTGCGCTGGGTGGCGGTCGCGGCCTCCAGCACCCCGACCCACGCGGTCGACGCGACCCCGGGCCTGGACCGCGCCATCCGCTCCCTGCTCTGCCACCGCGCCTACATCGAGGCCCTGACGGACGAGGACCCGGAGGAGTACGTCCGCTCCTTCCTCACCGCGACGACGACCCGCGCGGCCGCCCGCTTCGGCGGCCGCCCGGCGGTGACGTTCGAACTCTTCCCGCGCTGA
- a CDS encoding acyl-CoA dehydrogenase family protein, which produces MTDAEELRSLTRQLLADHPPATTDRTDFLRARFDAGLAWVHYPVGLGGLDAPRALQAVVDTELAAAGAPDNDPRRIGIGLGMAAPTLLAYGSDEVKRRFLRPLWVGEEVWCQLFSEPGAGSDLAALGTRAVRDGGDWVVDGQKVWTSSAHVARWAILIARTDPDVPKHRGITYFVCDMTDPGVEVRPLRQITGEAEFNEVFLTGVRIPDAHRLGETGDGWRVAQTTLMNERVSIGGARIPREGGMIGKAATTWRERPELRTHDLHRRLLDLWVDAEVARLTGERLRQQLVAGQPGPEGSAMKLGFARLNQAISGLEVELLGEEGLLYGEWEMRRPELVDFTGRDAGYRYLRSKGNSIEGGTTEVLLNIVAERVLGLPSEPRNDKDVAWKDLSR; this is translated from the coding sequence ATGACCGACGCCGAAGAACTCCGCTCCCTCACCCGGCAGTTGCTCGCCGACCATCCGCCCGCCACCACCGACCGCACCGACTTCCTGCGCGCGCGCTTCGACGCCGGACTCGCCTGGGTGCACTACCCCGTGGGCCTCGGCGGACTCGACGCGCCCCGCGCCCTCCAGGCCGTCGTCGACACCGAACTCGCCGCCGCGGGCGCCCCCGACAACGACCCGCGCCGCATCGGCATCGGCCTCGGCATGGCCGCCCCCACCCTCCTCGCCTACGGCTCGGACGAGGTCAAGCGCCGCTTCCTCCGCCCGCTGTGGGTGGGGGAGGAGGTCTGGTGCCAGCTCTTCAGCGAGCCCGGCGCCGGCTCCGACCTCGCCGCGCTCGGCACCCGCGCCGTCCGCGACGGTGGGGACTGGGTGGTCGACGGGCAGAAGGTGTGGACCTCCAGCGCCCACGTCGCCCGCTGGGCCATCCTCATCGCCCGCACCGACCCGGACGTCCCCAAGCACCGGGGCATCACCTACTTCGTCTGCGACATGACCGACCCCGGCGTGGAGGTCCGGCCGCTGCGCCAGATCACCGGCGAGGCGGAGTTCAACGAGGTCTTCCTCACCGGCGTCCGGATCCCCGACGCCCACCGCCTCGGCGAGACCGGCGACGGCTGGCGGGTCGCTCAGACCACCCTCATGAACGAGCGGGTCTCCATCGGCGGCGCCCGCATCCCGCGCGAGGGCGGCATGATCGGGAAGGCCGCCACGACCTGGCGCGAACGCCCCGAGCTGCGCACCCACGACCTGCACCGGCGCCTCCTCGACCTCTGGGTCGACGCCGAGGTGGCCCGGCTCACCGGCGAACGGCTCCGCCAGCAGCTCGTCGCGGGCCAGCCCGGCCCCGAGGGCAGCGCGATGAAGCTGGGCTTCGCCCGGCTCAACCAGGCCATCAGCGGCCTGGAGGTGGAACTCCTCGGTGAGGAAGGACTGTTGTACGGCGAGTGGGAGATGCGCCGGCCCGAGCTCGTCGACTTCACCGGCCGCGACGCCGGCTACCGCTACCTGCGCTCCAAGGGCAACTCGATCGAGGGCGGCACGACCGAGGTCCTGCTCAACATCGTCGCCGAACGGGTCCTCGGCCTGCCCTCCGAGCCCCGCAACGACAAGGACGTCGCCTGGAAGGACCTGAGCCGATGA
- a CDS encoding NAD(P)/FAD-dependent oxidoreductase, with the protein MSTNVRSTEMTQTDERYDVMVVGGGAAGLSAALILGRSRRRTLVVDAGEPRNAPAAHMHGVLSRDGMSPAAYLEAGRREIAEYGVEWRAGKVTGATPDGRDGFTVALADGTAVGARRLVVTTGLVDELPGIDGVAERWGRDVLHCPYCHGWEVRDRAFGVIAHPGMPAHQALMLSNWSKDVTLFLHTADELSAHDAALLDAAGVTVVAGEVVGLVVEDDRLTGVRLADDRVVAREVVFVGADRLVPGDSVLRQLGAALRETPFGEFVAVDETGRTSVPGVWAAGNVTGPQEQVVNAVGLGYRAGVAVNNELLLGDLEDAVAGRPRG; encoded by the coding sequence ATGAGCACGAACGTGAGGAGCACGGAGATGACGCAGACGGACGAGCGGTACGACGTGATGGTGGTCGGCGGTGGCGCGGCCGGACTGAGCGCCGCGCTGATCCTCGGCAGGTCGCGGCGGCGCACCCTGGTGGTCGACGCGGGCGAGCCCCGCAACGCGCCCGCGGCCCACATGCACGGGGTGCTGTCCCGGGACGGGATGAGCCCCGCCGCGTACCTGGAGGCGGGGCGGCGCGAGATCGCGGAGTACGGGGTCGAGTGGCGGGCCGGGAAGGTGACGGGAGCGACGCCTGACGGCCGGGACGGGTTCACCGTCGCCCTCGCGGACGGTACGGCCGTGGGCGCGCGGCGGCTCGTCGTCACGACCGGTCTCGTCGACGAGCTCCCGGGCATCGACGGCGTGGCCGAACGCTGGGGGCGGGACGTGCTGCACTGCCCGTACTGCCACGGCTGGGAGGTCCGCGACCGGGCCTTCGGCGTGATCGCGCACCCGGGGATGCCGGCGCACCAGGCGCTGATGCTCTCGAACTGGTCGAAGGACGTGACGCTCTTCCTGCACACGGCCGACGAGCTCTCCGCGCACGACGCGGCGCTGCTCGACGCGGCCGGGGTCACGGTCGTGGCGGGCGAGGTGGTGGGGCTCGTCGTCGAGGACGACCGGCTGACGGGGGTCCGGCTCGCCGACGACCGGGTGGTGGCCCGCGAGGTGGTCTTCGTCGGGGCCGACCGCCTCGTACCCGGGGACAGCGTCCTGCGGCAGCTCGGGGCGGCGCTGCGCGAGACACCGTTCGGGGAGTTCGTGGCGGTGGACGAGACGGGCCGCACGAGCGTGCCCGGCGTCTGGGCCGCCGGGAACGTGACGGGCCCGCAGGAGCAGGTCGTCAACGCGGTGGGGCTGGGCTACCGGGCCGGTGTGGCCGTCAACAACGAGCTGCTGCTCGGCGACCTGGAGGACGCGGTGGCCGGTCGGCCGCGTGGATGA
- a CDS encoding helix-turn-helix domain-containing protein — MTEDDDRIDAVLNEVGPRLRRVRRDRGVTLAELSAATGISVSTLSRLESGQRKPSLELLLPLARAHQVPLDELVGAPAVGDPRVKARPIVRHGRTMYPLTRQPGGLQAYKVIQEKPTEAPEPRVHEGYEWLYVLSGKLRLVLGEHDVVLAAGEAAEFDTRVPHWFGPTADGPVEFLSLFGPQGERMHVRARPKKSG; from the coding sequence ATGACCGAAGACGACGACCGCATCGACGCCGTACTGAACGAGGTCGGCCCCCGGCTCCGCCGTGTCCGCCGCGACCGCGGCGTGACCCTGGCCGAGCTCTCCGCCGCCACCGGCATCTCCGTGAGCACCCTCTCCCGCCTGGAGTCCGGGCAGCGCAAGCCCAGCCTCGAACTGCTCCTCCCGCTCGCCCGCGCCCATCAGGTCCCCCTCGACGAGCTGGTCGGCGCCCCCGCCGTCGGCGACCCCCGGGTCAAGGCCCGGCCGATCGTGCGCCACGGCCGCACGATGTACCCGCTGACCCGGCAGCCCGGCGGGCTCCAGGCGTACAAGGTGATCCAGGAGAAGCCGACCGAGGCCCCGGAGCCGCGCGTCCACGAGGGGTACGAGTGGCTGTACGTGCTCTCCGGGAAGCTGCGGCTCGTCCTCGGCGAGCACGACGTCGTCCTCGCCGCCGGGGAGGCCGCGGAGTTCGACACGCGCGTGCCGCACTGGTTCGGCCCGACGGCCGACGGTCCCGTGGAGTTCCTGAGCCTCTTCGGTCCGCAGGGGGAGCGCATGCACGTCAGGGCGCGACCGAAGAAGTCGGGCTGA
- a CDS encoding NADPH:quinone oxidoreductase family protein gives MQAWRVYENGEPSAVMRREEVEPPTPADGQVLLRVRAANVNFPDALLCRGHYQVRPPLPFTPGVELCGETEDGRRVITTAALPHGGFAAYALADAAGLLPAPESLDDAEAAALHIGYQTGWFGLHRRAALQEGETLLVHAAAGGVGSAAVQLGKAAGATVIGVVGGPEKAAVARTLGCDLVVDRRSEDVVAAVKAATGGRGADVIYDPVGGEAYQQSAKCVAFEGRIVIVGFASGTVPAPALNHALVKNYSVLGLHWGLYAAKDPGAIARCHETLTAYAAKGLIKPLIGDRVPFDGAADAVQRVADGTTTGRLVVLPEGARA, from the coding sequence ATGCAGGCATGGCGTGTGTACGAGAACGGCGAACCGAGCGCGGTGATGCGCCGCGAGGAGGTGGAGCCGCCCACGCCCGCCGACGGGCAGGTCCTCCTCAGAGTCCGCGCCGCGAACGTCAACTTCCCGGACGCGCTGCTCTGCCGCGGCCACTACCAGGTCCGGCCCCCGCTGCCCTTCACCCCCGGTGTGGAGCTCTGCGGCGAGACCGAGGACGGCCGCCGTGTCATCACCACGGCCGCACTCCCGCACGGCGGATTCGCCGCGTACGCGCTCGCCGACGCCGCCGGGCTGCTCCCCGCCCCCGAGAGCCTGGACGACGCCGAGGCCGCCGCGCTGCACATCGGCTACCAGACCGGCTGGTTCGGCCTGCACCGCCGGGCCGCCCTCCAGGAGGGCGAGACCCTCCTCGTCCACGCCGCCGCGGGCGGTGTCGGCAGCGCCGCCGTCCAGCTCGGCAAGGCGGCCGGCGCCACCGTCATCGGGGTCGTCGGCGGACCGGAGAAGGCGGCGGTCGCCCGCACGCTCGGCTGCGACCTCGTCGTCGACCGCCGCTCCGAGGACGTCGTCGCCGCCGTCAAGGCCGCGACCGGCGGCCGGGGCGCCGACGTGATCTACGACCCCGTCGGCGGCGAGGCCTACCAGCAGTCCGCCAAGTGCGTCGCCTTCGAGGGCCGGATCGTGATCGTCGGCTTCGCGAGCGGCACCGTCCCCGCCCCCGCCCTCAACCACGCGCTCGTGAAGAACTACTCCGTCCTCGGCCTCCACTGGGGCCTGTACGCGGCGAAGGACCCGGGCGCGATCGCCCGCTGCCACGAGACCCTGACCGCCTACGCCGCCAAGGGCCTGATCAAGCCCCTCATCGGCGACCGCGTCCCCTTCGACGGCGCGGCGGACGCCGTCCAGCGCGTCGCCGACGGCACCACCACCGGCCGCCTCGTCGTCCTCCCGGAAGGAGCCCGCGCATGA
- a CDS encoding GntR family transcriptional regulator has protein sequence MTGRETPASGRELKFRALMAELRRGILDGTWPPGSKLPTERALATETGLSVTTVRRAYEDLVALGLVERRQGAGTFAAHRPERGGTGRRVVGVLVPDTTFYYPRVLQGIEKELAADGARLVLACSHYDPDEEDAAVERLLSDGVHGLLLVPSLHTATDPGRRAEELLALPVPAVLVERRLAAHGPGDATEHVCTDHEGGAYDAVRHLHRLGHERLGLVARTDAPTTAPIESGFARALADLGLPGAPPYERDVMAGWDPDRADRALAALRAAGVTAALCFGDREAALMLGAVRRAGLRVPEDLAMISYDNEFADVAETPLTAVSPPKYQLGRLAAQILLRRLAEGDAAPLHQVQLRPRLVVRASCGGGRGVTRGAGAEQKSKQ, from the coding sequence ATGACGGGACGCGAGACTCCGGCGTCCGGCCGGGAACTGAAGTTCCGGGCCCTCATGGCCGAGCTGCGGCGCGGCATCCTCGACGGCACCTGGCCGCCCGGCAGCAAACTCCCCACCGAGCGCGCCCTCGCCACCGAGACGGGCCTGTCGGTGACGACCGTCCGCCGCGCCTACGAGGACCTCGTCGCCCTCGGCCTCGTCGAGCGCCGCCAGGGCGCGGGCACCTTCGCCGCCCACCGCCCCGAGCGGGGCGGGACCGGCCGCCGGGTCGTCGGCGTCCTCGTCCCCGACACCACGTTCTACTACCCGCGCGTCCTCCAGGGCATCGAGAAGGAACTCGCGGCGGACGGCGCCCGGCTCGTCCTCGCCTGCTCCCACTACGACCCCGACGAGGAGGACGCCGCCGTCGAACGACTCCTCTCCGACGGCGTCCACGGGCTCCTCCTCGTCCCCAGCCTGCACACCGCCACCGACCCCGGCCGGCGCGCCGAGGAACTCCTCGCGCTGCCCGTGCCCGCCGTCCTCGTCGAGCGCCGGCTCGCCGCCCACGGCCCCGGCGACGCCACCGAACACGTCTGCACCGACCACGAGGGCGGCGCCTACGACGCCGTGCGCCATCTGCACCGCCTCGGCCACGAACGGCTCGGTCTCGTCGCCCGCACCGACGCGCCCACCACCGCGCCCATCGAGTCCGGCTTCGCCCGGGCGCTCGCCGACCTCGGGCTGCCCGGGGCGCCGCCGTACGAGAGGGACGTCATGGCCGGCTGGGACCCGGACCGCGCCGACCGGGCCCTCGCCGCGCTGCGGGCCGCCGGGGTCACCGCCGCGCTCTGCTTCGGCGACCGGGAGGCCGCGCTGATGCTCGGGGCGGTCCGCCGCGCCGGGCTCCGGGTGCCCGAGGACCTGGCGATGATCAGCTACGACAACGAGTTCGCCGATGTCGCGGAGACCCCGCTGACGGCCGTCTCGCCGCCCAAGTACCAGCTGGGGCGACTCGCCGCGCAGATCCTGCTCCGGCGCCTCGCGGAGGGCGACGCCGCCCCGCTCCACCAGGTGCAGCTGCGGCCCCGGCTCGTCGTCCGCGCGTCCTGCGGGGGCGGACGCGGAGTCACGAGGGGAGCGGGAGCCGAGCAAAAGTCCAAGCAGTGA
- a CDS encoding VOC family protein, whose translation MLGTQFTTGSPSWIDLGSPDTEAAAAFYGAVLGWEFRSAGPDAGGYGFFQQDGRTVAALGPLTEEGASSAWTVYFQTPDADATQKTTESAGGTVRLPAFDVMDAGRMAALTDPGGAQFAVWQPGTTKGLERTSATNTLVWAELHVADPESVLAFYRTLFGWRWAEMEAPGMTYRVISTADGDQEDASFGGVAELQGETPHWIPYFAVEDADAMARTAQSNGGSVLMPAADIPDVGRIAWLADPFGAPFAVLKPAPMG comes from the coding sequence ATGCTCGGTACGCAGTTCACCACGGGTTCCCCCAGTTGGATCGATCTCGGCAGCCCCGACACCGAGGCGGCCGCGGCGTTCTACGGCGCCGTCCTCGGCTGGGAGTTCCGCTCGGCGGGCCCGGACGCCGGCGGCTACGGCTTCTTCCAGCAGGACGGCCGCACGGTCGCCGCGCTCGGCCCGCTCACCGAGGAGGGCGCGAGCAGCGCCTGGACGGTGTACTTCCAGACCCCGGACGCGGACGCCACGCAGAAGACCACCGAGTCGGCGGGCGGCACCGTGCGCCTCCCCGCCTTCGACGTCATGGACGCCGGCCGCATGGCCGCCCTCACCGACCCGGGCGGCGCGCAGTTCGCCGTCTGGCAGCCGGGGACCACGAAGGGCCTGGAGCGGACCTCGGCCACCAACACCCTGGTCTGGGCGGAACTCCACGTCGCCGACCCGGAGTCCGTCCTCGCCTTCTACCGGACACTGTTCGGCTGGCGGTGGGCGGAGATGGAGGCACCGGGCATGACGTACCGGGTGATCTCCACGGCCGACGGGGACCAGGAGGACGCCTCCTTCGGCGGAGTCGCCGAGCTCCAGGGGGAGACACCGCACTGGATCCCGTACTTCGCGGTCGAGGACGCCGACGCGATGGCCCGCACGGCCCAGAGCAACGGCGGCTCGGTCCTCATGCCGGCGGCCGACATCCCGGACGTCGGCCGCATCGCCTGGCTCGCCGACCCCTTCGGCGCCCCCTTCGCGGTACTGAAGCCCGCGCCGATGGGGTGA
- a CDS encoding alpha/beta fold hydrolase: MAGAYRSGAAGAALTTYRQPGLVLTDHRFPVPLDHARPDGERIEIYGRELVASGRAGKDRDQLPWLVYLEGGPGFGARRFVGPQAWLGRAVREYRVLLLDQRGTGRSTPANRQTLPLRGTPREQADYLAHFRADSIVKDCELIRRRLTGGAPWTVLGQSFGGFCATHYLSTAPEGLETVLVTGGLPSLHATADEVYRAAYPRIRRKNEAHFARYPQDAERARAIAAHLLDREVTLPGGGMLTVEAFQSLGILLGSGDGTHQLHLLLEHAFVPTPGGPALADAFLEQVQAHLSYAGHPLYAVLHEAIYAQGQGPTDWAAERVRGEFPEFDAASALSAGAPFLFTGETVHPWHFTTDPALRQLRETAELLAARVDWDPLYDPERLAANEIPVAAAVYHDDMYVDTTHSLETASAVRGLRTWVTDEFEHDGVRAGGPRVLDRLLSLARDEA; this comes from the coding sequence ATGGCGGGGGCGTACCGATCAGGAGCAGCAGGAGCAGCGTTGACCACCTACCGCCAGCCGGGCCTCGTCCTCACCGACCACCGCTTCCCCGTCCCCCTCGACCACGCGCGCCCCGACGGTGAGCGGATCGAGATCTACGGCCGCGAGCTCGTCGCGAGCGGGAGGGCCGGCAAAGACCGGGACCAGCTCCCCTGGCTGGTCTACCTGGAGGGCGGCCCCGGCTTCGGCGCCCGCCGCTTCGTCGGCCCGCAGGCCTGGCTCGGACGGGCCGTGCGCGAGTACCGCGTCCTCCTCCTCGACCAGCGCGGCACCGGCCGTTCCACCCCCGCCAACCGCCAGACCCTGCCCCTGCGCGGCACCCCGCGCGAGCAGGCCGACTACCTCGCCCACTTCCGCGCCGACTCGATCGTCAAGGACTGCGAGCTGATCCGGCGGCGCCTCACCGGCGGCGCTCCCTGGACCGTCCTCGGCCAGAGCTTCGGCGGCTTCTGCGCCACCCACTACCTCTCCACCGCGCCCGAGGGTCTGGAGACGGTCCTCGTCACCGGAGGCCTTCCCTCCCTGCACGCCACGGCCGACGAGGTCTACCGGGCCGCCTACCCCCGCATCCGGCGCAAGAACGAGGCCCACTTCGCCCGCTACCCGCAGGACGCCGAACGGGCCCGGGCGATCGCCGCCCACCTCCTCGACCGCGAGGTGACCCTCCCCGGCGGCGGGATGCTGACCGTCGAGGCCTTCCAGTCCCTCGGCATCCTCCTCGGCTCCGGCGACGGCACCCACCAGCTCCATCTGCTCCTGGAGCACGCCTTCGTCCCGACCCCGGGCGGACCCGCGCTCGCCGACGCCTTCCTGGAGCAGGTCCAGGCCCACCTGTCGTACGCGGGTCACCCGCTCTACGCCGTGCTCCACGAGGCCATCTACGCCCAGGGGCAGGGCCCCACCGACTGGGCAGCCGAGCGCGTACGCGGCGAGTTCCCCGAGTTCGACGCCGCGTCGGCCCTCTCCGCGGGCGCGCCCTTCCTCTTCACCGGCGAGACCGTCCACCCCTGGCACTTCACCACCGACCCCGCCCTGCGGCAGCTCCGCGAGACCGCCGAGCTGCTTGCCGCGCGCGTCGACTGGGACCCGCTCTACGATCCCGAGCGCCTCGCCGCCAACGAGATCCCCGTCGCCGCCGCCGTCTACCACGACGACATGTACGTGGACACCACCCACTCCCTCGAAACGGCGAGCGCCGTGCGCGGCCTTCGGACGTGGGTGACCGACGAGTTCGAGCACGACGGGGTACGGGCCGGGGGGCCGCGCGTCCTCGACCGGCTGCTCTCGCTCGCCAGGGACGAGGCCTGA
- a CDS encoding SIS domain-containing protein, translating into MSTHVTAEIASQPDCWRRAAETADRHAARLPRRGERVAVVGCGTSYFIARAYAALRESLGAGETDAFPASDPTPLGRGYDRIVALTRSGTTTEVVNLLAGAAGRIPTLVLTGVPDSPAGQLADETVDLAFADERSVVQTRFATTALQLLRAGLGVDLTPAIVDAELVLYERLPAVWERRGQFTFLGTGWTVGLADEAALKLREVARAWTESYAAMEYRHGPISISDRTSLVCCLGPAPSGLRDEVESTGALFAADAIDPVAALVRAQRLAVALADRRGLNPDRPRHVSRSVILAGAFRPTASDAVRILRS; encoded by the coding sequence ATGAGCACGCACGTCACCGCGGAGATCGCCAGCCAGCCCGACTGCTGGCGCCGCGCCGCCGAGACCGCCGACCGCCACGCCGCCCGGCTGCCGCGCCGGGGCGAGCGCGTCGCCGTCGTCGGCTGCGGCACCTCGTACTTCATCGCCCGCGCCTACGCCGCGCTGCGGGAGTCCCTCGGCGCGGGCGAGACCGACGCCTTCCCCGCCTCCGACCCGACGCCGCTCGGCCGCGGCTACGACCGGATCGTCGCCCTCACCCGCTCCGGTACGACCACGGAGGTCGTGAACCTCCTCGCCGGCGCGGCCGGCCGCATCCCGACCCTCGTGCTCACCGGCGTCCCCGACAGCCCGGCGGGACAGCTCGCGGACGAGACCGTCGACCTCGCCTTCGCCGACGAACGCTCCGTCGTCCAGACCAGGTTCGCCACGACGGCCCTCCAACTCCTGCGCGCGGGACTCGGGGTGGATCTCACGCCCGCCATCGTGGACGCGGAACTCGTGCTGTACGAACGGCTGCCCGCCGTCTGGGAGCGACGCGGCCAGTTCACGTTCCTCGGCACCGGCTGGACCGTGGGCCTCGCCGACGAGGCGGCGCTCAAACTCCGCGAAGTGGCCCGCGCCTGGACGGAGTCGTACGCGGCGATGGAGTACCGGCACGGCCCGATCAGCATCAGCGACCGGACGAGCCTGGTCTGCTGCCTCGGCCCCGCTCCCTCGGGCCTCCGGGACGAAGTGGAGTCCACCGGCGCCCTGTTCGCCGCCGACGCGATCGACCCCGTCGCCGCGCTCGTCCGCGCCCAGCGGCTCGCCGTCGCCCTCGCGGACCGGCGCGGCCTCAACCCCGACCGCCCACGGCACGTCTCGCGCTCGGTGATCCTCGCCGGAGCGTTCCGCCCGACAGCGTCGGACGCGGTCCGTATCCTGCGCTCATGA
- a CDS encoding acyl-CoA dehydrogenase family protein has translation MTERTAQSDLLYSETEDDLRAAVRSLLTDRAGHQELLGRIESDSPYVPGLWKALAGDMGAAGLLVPEKLGGQGASHREAAVVLEELGRAVTPAPYLTSAVVATETLLALAGESTPAAELLSGLASGRTVAVLAVPLSASPYAEPSERSTASTVTGVADAGAADVLLVSRADGLYAVPAGEATVEPQIPLDLTRPLARVTTEAGSGTLLAGPDAAAAAIRRGLLAGAGLLASEQLGLAEWCLEETVRHTRERHQFNRPVGSFQALKHRMAQLWLDVVGARAAARAAADALATGSPDAPLTVAVAQAYCSKVAVRAAEECVQLHGGIGMTWEHPAHIALKRAKSDQLALGSAGRHQDAIAALVDLPAPA, from the coding sequence ATGACGGAACGGACAGCACAGAGCGATCTGCTCTACTCCGAGACCGAGGACGACCTGCGGGCCGCCGTCCGCTCCCTGCTCACCGACCGGGCCGGCCACCAGGAGCTGCTCGGCCGGATCGAGTCGGACAGCCCGTACGTCCCCGGCCTCTGGAAGGCGCTCGCGGGGGACATGGGCGCCGCCGGACTCCTCGTACCCGAGAAGCTCGGCGGCCAGGGCGCGAGTCACCGCGAGGCCGCCGTCGTCCTGGAGGAGCTGGGCCGCGCGGTGACCCCGGCGCCGTACCTGACGAGCGCGGTCGTGGCCACCGAGACGCTGCTCGCCCTCGCGGGGGAGAGCACCCCGGCGGCCGAGCTCCTCTCCGGGCTCGCGAGCGGCCGCACGGTCGCGGTCCTCGCCGTGCCCCTGTCGGCATCCCCGTACGCGGAGCCGTCGGAGAGGTCCACCGCCTCCACCGTCACCGGCGTCGCGGATGCCGGCGCCGCCGACGTCCTTCTCGTCTCCCGCGCCGACGGCCTGTACGCCGTGCCGGCGGGGGAGGCGACCGTCGAGCCGCAGATCCCGCTCGACCTCACCCGCCCGCTCGCCCGGGTGACCACGGAGGCCGGGAGCGGCACCCTGCTCGCCGGGCCGGACGCGGCCGCCGCGGCGATCCGCCGCGGGCTGCTCGCCGGCGCCGGGCTGCTCGCCTCCGAGCAGCTGGGTCTGGCCGAGTGGTGCCTGGAGGAGACCGTCCGGCACACCCGCGAGCGCCACCAGTTCAACCGGCCGGTGGGCTCCTTCCAGGCGCTCAAGCACCGCATGGCCCAGCTGTGGCTGGACGTCGTCGGCGCCCGGGCGGCGGCCCGCGCGGCCGCCGACGCCCTCGCCACCGGCAGCCCGGATGCCCCGCTCACGGTGGCGGTCGCCCAGGCCTACTGCTCCAAGGTGGCCGTCCGCGCGGCCGAGGAGTGCGTCCAGCTGCACGGCGGGATCGGCATGACCTGGGAGCACCCCGCGCACATCGCGCTCAAGCGGGCCAAGTCCGACCAGCTCGCCCTGGGCTCGGCGGGCCGCCACCAGGACGCGATCGCCGCCCTGGTGGACCTCCCGGCCCCGGCGTAA